TACGCTAAAAAGATAATGGGAACACTTCGGACAGTAACTGGCTTATTAAACAAATAAGATCACCGCTAATTTCACTGTTGAAATTAAGGTTACTGTAGGAGTTTAGGTCATGTCGATTAATCTGTATCAAACTGGTGTAAGTGGTTTACTAGCCGCACAACAACAGTTAGCGACTACAGGAAATAACATTGCTAACGTTAATACCGAAGGCTATACCCGTCAGCGTGCTGAACAGGCTACTGCTGTAGGCAATTATAACGGCGGTAATTTTGTTGGCTCTGGCACTTATGTTCAAGACATTACACGCCTGTACGATCAATTCTCCTATAAAGAACAATTACTCAATAAAAGTAATTTGGGTAATGCTGATTCTATTAGTTTAGACCTTAATCAATTAAACGAAATAATGTCATTTTCCAGTGAAGCAATTGATGGCTCAATTCAGCGTTTTTATCAAGCCGTTAATGGTATAGCCGACAACCCAAATGATATTGGCATACGTAATATTGCTCTTAGCCAAGCCAAAGTATTAGCACAAGATTTCAACAGTCTAAATAACAACTTAGATCAACTTGAAAAGTCGACTAATAGCGAAATAGAACAAATGGCGAGTAAAATTTCTCAAATTTCACTCGACTTAGCAAAAATCAACGAACAGATTTTACAGAATAAAGATATAAACCAAACGGGTCAGCCGAATGAATTATTAGATAAACGTGATCAACTCGTTAATGAATTAGGTGAATATACCTCGGTTAGCACCATTGAAGATACTTATGGCGTGATGACCGTGATGATCGGTAATGGTGCCACATTAGTTGCCGGAATTACGCCGTTAACCGTCAGTGTTGAAGCGGGTAATCCCGATCCATTACAAACAAAATTACAGTTAAATAGTCGTAACGGTAAAGTCGCCCTTGATGCGTCAAAACTTGGTGGAGCCATTGCCGCTAAAATTGAATATCGTGACGAACATGTTACGCAAGCGCGTAATGAGCTTAATCGTTTAGCGATGGCCGTTTCACAAACATTAAATCAATCGCAAGCTCAAGGTTTGGATCTAAATGCAAAGCAAGGTCAAAACATTTTTACCGATATCAACAGTACGGTGCTTCAAAACTCAAGGGTTTTATCATCATCAAAAAATTCAGGTGATGTGGAAGGTAGTCTCAAAATTACCGATGTTTCATTAGTACCAACCAATGAGTTCACCGTTAAATACGACGGCAGTGATTATATCATGACAAATACTCGTGATGGTTCAACAACAACATTAGTAGAAACAACCCCTGGGGTTTACCCGACAGAATTTGGCTTTGAGTTTACCGTTAACTCTGGTACTCCAAACGCTAATGATAGCTTTACCTTTCGCCCCACAGAAAATAGCGCATCATTAATGAAAGTAACGCTTAATGACCCCAAAGGCATTGCAGCGAGCTCCGCTATTGAAGTGCAAGCGGGTGATAACAATGTCAGCAATGGCTCAGTAAGTATTGTTAATGTTACTGACCCTGAAATCGCCCGTTCTTTTACCGACACCACTAATGAAAATTTAACGGTTGATGTGTATGAAAGTGCACCGGATGTATTTAGTTATCGAGTTTTTAATGCGGCAACTCCGCCACCAGCAGCCACTATAGCCAGCGGTAGTTTTGCCGCAGGAGCAACTGCTGTGATTGATATGCCTCCTTCACCAGCCGCTGCAGCTTTCCAAATTGAAATAGAAGGTTTACCTGTTGGTCAAGGCGCATTAGCGCGTGAAACGTTTACTATTGCTGATGCTTTTGGCTCAGGTAACGCCAGTAATGCAACACTGATGGCCGCTACACAAGAAGAACAAATTCTTGGCGGCGGTAAACAAACCTTTAGCCAAGCTTTAGCCACGGCTACAGCCCAAGTTGGCTCGAGTGCGAGTTCAGCTGAACTAATTGCTGATACAGCACAAGCATTGTTTACTCAAGCTTACAACCGTAATCAATCTAATTCTGGGGTAAACCTTGATGAAGAAGCGGCAAATCTTTTGAAATACCAACAAGCTTACCAAGCGTCGTCACAGATAATTTCAGTGGCAAATACTATATTCGACACCTTATTAGCGGTCTCTAGATAGGAGTTATTATGCGTGTTTCTACAGCACAGTTTTATAATCAAAGCGGCATGCGAATGTCTAATCAACAAAGTAGCGTTAATGATCAAATGAGCAACCTTTCGTCTGGCAAGCGAGTTGAAACTGCGAAAGACGACGCCATGGCATATAGCACGTTAGCGGGATATAAAAATGATTTAGCCAATATTGAAAAGTACCAACGAAACATAACTCAAGCTGAAAATCACAATAGTTTAATCGATACCTCGTTAGCAAATGCTGAAGGTATTATGAATGAACTAAAAGATTTAATGATACAAGCCAACAATGGCGTGTATTCAGCCGATGATCTTGCATCAATCTACCAACAGGCGAGTCAAAGTTTGCAACAAATTCTCGACATTGCTAACACTAAGGATGAAACCGGTGGTTACGTTTTTGCAGGTTATCAGATAGACGATGCACCTTTTGTAATACAAACAGATAACTCGGTTGATTATCGTGGCGATAATGGCGTTAGAGAATTACAAATAGCAAAAAATGTCTCAATGGCGAGTAACCAAAGTGGTGAGCATGTCTTTCAAAAAGTGCCTAATGCTATTGGTGACTTTTCAGCTACATACAATACTAATAACTCAGGTATAGGTGTTGAACGCGCGGTAGTCGCCGATGCAAGTGTTTATGATAGTACTGCTAACCCAGCCGACTTTACTTTTGAGTTTATTTCGGCAACTGAACTCACTATTACCGATGGCGCCTCTAACGTTACTACTATTAACGGCTACATACCAGGGCAAACCATTGCCTTTAACGGTATAGAAGTAAAGCTAAACGGCAATCCATTGCCGGGTGATAAATTCACATTAAAACCTGAGCAAGATATAAGTGTTTTTGACAATATTAAATCGGCTATAGATTGGATTGATAATAAAGCAAGCGCTGGCGATGACCCACAAGTACAGGTTGATTTTAATCAAATTATTGAGCAATTAAGCGATTCAATGAACTACTTAACGTCGCGTCGAGCAGAGGCAGGTATTAATTTACAAGTTATAGACCGTCAAAAAAGTAATCATTTAGATACTGAACTCTATTTGTCGTCAGGTCGTTCGTCTATTGAAGATTTAGATTTTGCCAAGGCAATATCTGTATTTGAACAGTCGCAAGTCGCGCTACAAGCCGCACAGCAAACCTTTACTCAGGTACAGGGGTTAAATTTATTTAATTATATTCGATAAAACTTTGTGTTTTTTCTGTTTATATTGAGGATTTATATCGAGCTGGTTAATTTTGGTACAAATGTTGCTTTTATCTAATCAGTAAAACTTAAAATTGGCGTTATAAGGGATAATCCTTAATCGCAAAACTGGCTGTTAAGGCCAATGAAGTCCAAATACATTGCATTAGTTGTTTTAGTAATAAATTCGCAATTAAGGGTATGGGCTGAAATAAACAGTGTTGGAAGTTTGAATAAATCAACTAACGCAAAACAATGTAAAAGATAAATTAAATTTCTAGGAGTCTATCATGGCCTTATCAGTAGTAACTAACACGTCATCATTGAATGCTCAACGTAACTTAACTAAGTCTGGTAATGGTTTAGCAGTTTCAATGGAACGTTTATCATCAGGTATGCGTATTAATAGTGCTAAAGATGATGCGGCAGGTTTGCAAATATCAAATCGCCTAACCTCGCAAATTAACGGTTTAGGTGTTGCTCAACGTAACGCCAACGACGGTATTTCAATGGCACAAACGGCTGAAGGTGCTATGCAAGCTTCAACAGAAATATTGCAACGTATGCGTGATTTAGCACTGCAAGCGGCGAATGGGTCAAACTCAGCCGCAGACCGTGAATCACTGCAAAAAGAAGTTTCAGCATTGCAAACAGAACTAACTAGGATTGCCGATACAACTAAGTTTGGTGATCAAACCTTGCTTGATGGGACCTTCGGTACAAAAAGTTTCCAGGTTGGTGCTAATGCTAACGAAATAATTGATATGACCTTATCAAGTATTAAAGCATCTGACTTAGGAGCTGTATCTGGGCAAAGTTTAGCTATCACTGGTTTTGATAATACTGTTGTTGGTGCTACAACTGAGACTTTATCTTTTGCTGTTACAACAGCGTCTGGTACCAATACTGTTACTTTTGATATTGCTGTAGGGCAAGGTACTGACGATTTAATTGATGCAGTAAACGATAATGTTGGTGCTTTAGGTATTCGAGCTATTTCGGATGGTTCAGGTTCAATTACTTTTTCATCTACTAATGAAGTAACTGCAGTTACTGCAAGTAGTAGTGTTGCAGGCGATGCTGGTATTTTTAATACTACTCCTGGTGCAGGTACATTAGGTGGTGCGGACACAGCAACAGGCGGTACAGCTGTAAATGCCATTAATGTTAGTGGTGCAACTGGCGCTGGCGCACAATCTGCACTTGAGTCAATTGATGCAGCCTTAAAACAAATTGATGAACAACGGGCTGACTTGGGTGCACTTCAAAACCGATTTGGTTATACCATTAGTAACCTTGCTAACATTCAAGAAAATGTTTCAGCATCGCGTAGCCGTATTCAAGATACTGACTTTGCGGTAGAAACAGCT
The Colwellia sp. Arc7-D genome window above contains:
- the flgL gene encoding flagellar hook-associated protein FlgL; amino-acid sequence: MRVSTAQFYNQSGMRMSNQQSSVNDQMSNLSSGKRVETAKDDAMAYSTLAGYKNDLANIEKYQRNITQAENHNSLIDTSLANAEGIMNELKDLMIQANNGVYSADDLASIYQQASQSLQQILDIANTKDETGGYVFAGYQIDDAPFVIQTDNSVDYRGDNGVRELQIAKNVSMASNQSGEHVFQKVPNAIGDFSATYNTNNSGIGVERAVVADASVYDSTANPADFTFEFISATELTITDGASNVTTINGYIPGQTIAFNGIEVKLNGNPLPGDKFTLKPEQDISVFDNIKSAIDWIDNKASAGDDPQVQVDFNQIIEQLSDSMNYLTSRRAEAGINLQVIDRQKSNHLDTELYLSSGRSSIEDLDFAKAISVFEQSQVALQAAQQTFTQVQGLNLFNYIR
- the flgK gene encoding flagellar hook-associated protein FlgK, whose product is MSINLYQTGVSGLLAAQQQLATTGNNIANVNTEGYTRQRAEQATAVGNYNGGNFVGSGTYVQDITRLYDQFSYKEQLLNKSNLGNADSISLDLNQLNEIMSFSSEAIDGSIQRFYQAVNGIADNPNDIGIRNIALSQAKVLAQDFNSLNNNLDQLEKSTNSEIEQMASKISQISLDLAKINEQILQNKDINQTGQPNELLDKRDQLVNELGEYTSVSTIEDTYGVMTVMIGNGATLVAGITPLTVSVEAGNPDPLQTKLQLNSRNGKVALDASKLGGAIAAKIEYRDEHVTQARNELNRLAMAVSQTLNQSQAQGLDLNAKQGQNIFTDINSTVLQNSRVLSSSKNSGDVEGSLKITDVSLVPTNEFTVKYDGSDYIMTNTRDGSTTTLVETTPGVYPTEFGFEFTVNSGTPNANDSFTFRPTENSASLMKVTLNDPKGIAASSAIEVQAGDNNVSNGSVSIVNVTDPEIARSFTDTTNENLTVDVYESAPDVFSYRVFNAATPPPAATIASGSFAAGATAVIDMPPSPAAAAFQIEIEGLPVGQGALARETFTIADAFGSGNASNATLMAATQEEQILGGGKQTFSQALATATAQVGSSASSAELIADTAQALFTQAYNRNQSNSGVNLDEEAANLLKYQQAYQASSQIISVANTIFDTLLAVSR
- a CDS encoding flagellin, with protein sequence MALSVVTNTSSLNAQRNLTKSGNGLAVSMERLSSGMRINSAKDDAAGLQISNRLTSQINGLGVAQRNANDGISMAQTAEGAMQASTEILQRMRDLALQAANGSNSAADRESLQKEVSALQTELTRIADTTKFGDQTLLDGTFGTKSFQVGANANEIIDMTLSSIKASDLGAVSGQSLAITGFDNTVVGATTETLSFAVTTASGTNTVTFDIAVGQGTDDLIDAVNDNVGALGIRAISDGSGSITFSSTNEVTAVTASSSVAGDAGIFNTTPGAGTLGGADTATGGTAVNAINVSGATGAGAQSALESIDAALKQIDEQRADLGALQNRFGYTISNLANIQENVSASRSRIQDTDFAVETANLTKNQILQQAGTSILAQANQIPQAAISLLGG